The following proteins come from a genomic window of Bactrocera tryoni isolate S06 chromosome 1, CSIRO_BtryS06_freeze2, whole genome shotgun sequence:
- the LOC120779797 gene encoding protein CREBRF homolog produces the protein MTENQLFSMSTDLFDTSSNSSNPLKCDIFSLALSNSNTSSLLFGTSTLPALSPLQQLNVNTVFNTNSNSSPNSNSNYLSNTNSNANTPNDQQHQQQQQQSQHTFTSIGGNSVGSSVGGGSISGSSNVMLTNAISIPRSNNPNQSHNPWTQERDSHHHPSPSPLQHHPHHLNSHNHNQISSMMSAQQQQQNNQQQQHQQQHQLQQQSLQHSQPRLFVDFSDYGLDVASLDAASLSPTLLQDVSLGAASPLHGITSNGFYAADASPVSNSGSNSIVGSVGTVDSASTLLGLNDSIRSGDDGNNSLLFDVTGTPNSSAMWSDISNAIITKHEPFTLEEDYIFPIDKAEIQAAGFGDIPDEHFLDVIDNFDELLNSGAGQNDFILSPQQNNSSNNLQQLNSPQASPSGAPPMELLQMHKQQQQQQQQQLTQLQTAQQQQQQHQQQQSQQQQQQPRIQHSNSAGGAIHTHHNHHNSSSPYEIYHSTPNKQQQQHQLSSSGSNSFSPGSQASHSPLQLNSITPPPPPHGNRSQSLQVKSRNMLELQKKGFSMSPDRVNGSSAGLLGQSVPGNSHLLLSGNALSPSSGGSSSGFGSTTGGGSSTGGSVRKSFQYPSDTSISRLSSSAPTHLGLEHIWMRREPRQHLLSTGSLAEAESFSSLSTGSVLSPDGIDFSQDDDDDASTDYNSDNYDDLSSDGSDNEDDSRTTISGHMSGGKGKERYFWQYNVQAKGPKGKRLVFQSRLEDPHVLNEATDPVFSPNCSVRGIKVFKHSGKARKGDGNDLTPNPRKLHVIGKELDKLGRTINDMTPVSELPFNVRPKSRKEKNKLASRACRLKKKAQHEANKIKLFGLEIEHKRLINGIFELKQALALKYQNQNNVEHTEAINQRIEQIYKTAQTGLRIAGDTTDFVNKVLENVKSGVPNGGLEDLKHS, from the exons ATGACCGAGAATCAATTATTTTCCATGTCGACCGATCTATTCGACACCTCGTCCAACAGCAGCAATCCACTAAAGTGTGATATCTTCTCGTTGGCGCTGAGCAACAGCAACACTTCCAGTCTACTCTTCGGCACATCGACGCTGCCCGCACTTAGCCCATTGCAGCAGCTGAATGTGAATACcgttttcaatacaaattccAACTCCAGTCCCAATTCCAATTCCAATTACCTTTCGAATACAAATTCGAACGCCAACACACCAAACGaccaacaacaccaacagcaacagcaacagtcgCAGCACACATTCACCAGTATCGGCGGCAACAGCGTTGGTAGTAGTGTTGGTGGCGGCAGCATCAGCGGTAGCAGTAATGTGATGCTGACCAACGCCATAAGCATACCGCGCAGTAATAATCCAAATCAGAGTCATAATCCCTGGACGCAAGAACGAGATTCGCATCATCATCCCAGCCCAAGTCCCTTGCAGCATCATCCCCATCATCTCAATAGCCATAATCACAACCAAATCTCTTCCATGATgtctgcacaacaacaacaacaaaataaccaacagcaacagcaccaacaacaacatcagctgcaacaacaatcgTTGCAGCACTCACAGCCTCGTCTCTTTGTCGATTTCTCCGACTACGGTTTGGATGTCGCCTCGCTGGACGCTGCCTCGTTGTCGCCAACGCTGCTGCAAGATGTCAGCTTGGGCGCTGCTTCGCCACTGCACGGCATCACGTCCAACGGTTTTTATGCGGCCGACGCCTCGCCGGTCAGCAACAGCGGCAGCAATAGCATAGTTGGCAGCGTTGGTACCGTGGACTCGGCCAGCACGCTGCTGGGTCTGAATGATAGCATACGCTCCGGTGATGATGGCAACAATTCGTTGCTGTTCGATGTCACCGGCACGCCCAACTCGAGCGCGATGTGGAGTGACATCAGCAATGCTATCATCACCAAACATGAACCATTTACACTGGAGGAGGACTATATTTTTCCCATAGATAAGGCTGAGATACAGGCTGCCGGTTTCGGTGATATACCCGATGAACACTTCCTCGATGTGATCGATAATTTTGATGAGCTCTTGAACAGCGGTGCTGGACAGAATGACTTCATTCTATCGCCTCAACAGAATAATAGCTCAAACAATTTGCAGCAATTGAATAGTCCACAGGCCTCGCCTAGTGGTGCACCACCAATGGAGTTGTTGCAGATGcataagcaacaacagcagcaacagcaacaacaattgacACAACTGCAAACGgctcagcagcagcagcagcaacatcaacagcagcagtcgcagcagcaacaacaacaaccacgtATACAGCACAGCAACAGTGCTGGTGGcgccatacacacacaccataACCACCACAATTCGTCTAGTCCATATGAAATCTACCATAGCACACCGaataagcagcagcagcaacatcagTTAAGCAGTTCGGGCTCGAACTCATTCTCTCCGGGCAGTCAG GCCTCGCATTCGCCACTTCAGTTGAATTCCATTacgccaccaccaccgccgcaTGGTAATCGCTCACAAAGCTTGCAGGTGAAGTCGCGCAACATGTTGGAATTGCAGAAGAAGGGATTCTCCATGTCGCCCGATCGTGTCAATGGCAGCAGTGCCGGTTTGTTGGGCCAGTCGGTGCCGGGAAATAGTCACTTGCTGCTCTCTGGTAATGCGCTCAGCCCCAGTAGCGGTGGCAGTAGTAGCGGTTTCGGCAGCACCACTGGCGGTGGCAGCAGCACTGGTGGTTCGGTACGCAAATCGTTCCAATATCCTAGTGATACATCCATATCGCGCCTGTCCTCATCGGCGCCCACACATCTCGGACTCGAACACATTTGGATGCGACGTGAACCGCGACAGCATTTGCTGTCTACTGGCTCGCTGGCCGAGGCTGAATCGTTCTCGTCGCTTAGCACCGGCAGCGTGTTGTCGCCGGATGGTATTGATTTCTCGCAGGACGATGATGACGATGCGTCGACAGACTACAACAGCGATAATTATGATGACCTATCCAGCGATG GTTCTGATAATGAGGACGACTCGCGCACCACCATTTCCGGCCACATGTCAGGCGGTAAAGGCAAAGAGCGCTACTTTTGGCAGTACAATGTGCAAGCTAAGGGGCCCAAGGGCAAACGGCTTGTATTCCAGTCACGTCTGGAGGATCCGCACGTCTTGAACGAGGCCACCGATCCGGTGTTCAGCCCTAATTGTTCCGTGCGTGGTATCAAGGTATTCAAA CACAGCGGCAAGGCGCGCAAGGGTGATGGCAATGATCTTACGCCGAATCCACGCAAATTGCACGTCATCGGCAAGGAGCTGGACAAGTTGGGTCGCACCATCAACGACATGACACCCGTGTCCGAGTTGCCCTTCAATGTGCGTCCGAAATCGCGCAAAGAGAAAAATAAGTTGGCCTCGCGCGCTTGCCGGCTCAAAAAGAAGGCTCAGCACGAGGCGAACAAAATCAAACTTTTTGGACTGGAAATTGAACACA AACGTTTAATTAATGGCATTTTCGAATTGAAACAAGCATTGGCGCTCaaatatcaaaatcaaaataatgtcGAGCACACCGAGGCGATTAATCAGCGAATCGAACAGATCTACAAAACGGCACAAA CTGGTCTGCGTATAGCTGGCGATACCACTGACTTCGTGAACAAAGTGCTGGAGAATGTGAAGAGCGGCGTACCAAACGGCGGTCTCGAGGATCTAAAACACTCATAG